In Clupea harengus chromosome 1, Ch_v2.0.2, whole genome shotgun sequence, one DNA window encodes the following:
- the LOC105912846 gene encoding cytochrome c oxidase assembly factor 3 homolog, mitochondrial yields MADKGTEDVLGEIAKTQAQKNLIKRKLELQQWRNNSQKLRGRNLITGLTIGAFVVGMFTYTIYSVKQEKIMDDIDEEAKIFRMKGPRTSANS; encoded by the exons ATGGCGGACAAAGGTACGGAAGACGTTTTGGGAGAAATAGCAAAGACTCAAGCACAGAAAAACCTGATCAAAAGgaaacttgaacttcaacaatgGAGAAATAATTCGCAGAAACTTCGAGGCCGCAATCTTATCACTGGACTCACGATTGGGGCTTTCGTCGTCGGCATGT TCACCTACACCATTTACTCAGTAAAGCAGGAGAAGATCATGGATGACATTGATGAGGAAGCCAAGATCTTTAGAATGAAGGGTCCCAGAACATCGGCCAACTCGTAA